One Neosynechococcus sphagnicola sy1 genomic region harbors:
- a CDS encoding MgPME-cyclase complex family protein, with protein MQTYYYVLASQRFLLEEEPLAEVLKERRRNYQEREKALDFWLVKQPAFLAAPEMASVQAQCPQPCAAVISTDQQFIIWLKLRLEFVLTGEFPAPSATIADPLASLEAVV; from the coding sequence ATGCAAACGTACTACTATGTCCTTGCCAGTCAACGCTTCTTACTGGAGGAAGAACCGCTGGCTGAAGTTCTCAAAGAACGCCGTCGCAACTATCAGGAGCGAGAAAAAGCACTGGATTTCTGGCTGGTAAAACAACCCGCCTTTTTAGCGGCTCCTGAAATGGCATCGGTGCAGGCTCAATGTCCCCAGCCCTGTGCCGCCGTGATTTCCACCGACCAACAATTCATCATCTGGTTAAAACTGCGACTTGAGTTTGTTCTCACCGGGGAATTTCCAGCTCCCTCCGCCACCATTGCCGATCCCTTGGCATCCTTAGAAGCCGTTGTCTGA